The segment CGTCTAGTCATCCAACAAGTATTCGGTCTCGATCTTGGACGTGAGCTCCTGGGCGAAGTTATCCAACTCCACCGTGGCCACCCGCAAATTATGCACCAGCCAGTTGTAACCAAACATCGACGGAATAGCGACCAGCAGCCCCGCCACCGTGGTGACCAAGGCCGCCGCCACACCCGGTGCCATTGTCGCCAGATCCGCTTTTCCCGCCATCGCCACATAGCTAAAGGCGCTCATCACACCCCAAACCGTCCCCAGCAAACCAAGGAAAGGCGCCCCGCTAACCGCGATCGCCAAGAGAATTAGACCGGATTCGAGCTTCAAAGACTCCCGGGCCACGGAAGATTCCAAAGTTCGCTTCACATGCTCGATCGCCTTCAGGGAGACATGCTTCTTCCGCACCCCTTCCTGAGGGGTCCGCAGCCGGACTTCCAGCTCCTGACACCCTTGATGATAGACCATGAACAAGGGGCAGTCGGGAACCTCGACCCGACGGTCATACACCTCCAGAACATGCTTCTGACTACGAAACTCCTGGTCGAAGAAGTGGTTCAGCTTCCGCGCCCGACGCATCTGCAGCGCCTTGTACGCCATGGTCGACCAGGCGAAGATCGAGAAAAACAACAAGACCACGATGATCGCCTTGCCTTCCCAAGTGGCTTTTTCCCACACATAGGCGAGGTCATTCGCGGCCAACAAAAAAATAGAAGCGTGCATTGAGAGATCGAGCCCGGTGCATCGGGACAGACAGTGTGTAACTGGCCGCGAGCACGGGGTCAAAAAATTTCCAGAGTTAAAAACGAGCGCCACCAGCGGGGAATTCAAAAGATATGCAGGGGAATGAGGCTGAAGGCACCCTTGGGAATCGCTCCAGGTTTTTGCTAAGTGATTTCCAGTCCCGGCCGATAGGACCATGGTGAATGATGGCAATTCATTGCTTTCTCGTCGCCAGCTTAGTAAGAACTGCATCCACATGATGCAGCGTTCCTCGTTTCCACGGATGGCAGGGGTTTGGGGCTGTTTTGCGGCGGGCCTGGCAGGAGTGCCGCTCGCCGGCTGGTCCCAGGAGGCCCTGAGGTCGGCAGTCATTGGCGACCGGTCCTACACCACTCGCTCCGCTCCCCTTCAGAACCCGGAGGAATACCACATCGCCGGCCCGCTGAGCTATCGGCTCGGGCTCAGTTATTCGCTCGAGTGGATGGACAACGTGTTCCATGCCGACACAAATAAGGAGTCGGACTTCGCACACACCCCACAGCTCGATTTTGACGCCCGCTGGCAAATCACCCAAGAATCGATGCTGCATTTCGGCACCGGGATCTCCTATCGGAAATACCAGGAGACCGAAGGTCAGGATCGCCTGGGGGTGACCCCCAACTCAGAACTGGCCTGGGATATCCGCGTCAAGGATTGGGTGTTTACCCTCTACGACCGTTTCAACTACTCCCAAGACGTTATTTCCCAAGGCACGCTGACCGGGATCGCCGCGTTCCCTAGGTTTGAGAACACGGCCGGTGTGCGAGCATCCTGGCGCCCCAACGCCTTCGGAGTTCAGCTCGGCTATGGACATGAGAATTACTTCAGCAGCTCCTCTCAATTTACCTACCTGGACCGGACATCCGAACAGTTTTTCAGTCGCTTTGGCTATAGCTTCGCCGCACAAACCGAGGCGGGTTTGGAGGTCACTGGCGGCTTGGTCAACTACTCGGACACCGTCCAATCGGATAACCAAAACGTCAGCGTCGGCCCGTTCGTCAGCTGGCAGGTAACAAAAGCGATCAGCCTCGACCTGCGCGGTGGCTATGTCACTTACGACTTCGACCCGAGCGATCTCCAAGCCAATCCGCAACAATTGAATTCCTACTACGCCGGGCTGGGCGCCCGCTATCAGATCACCCAGCACATCGTGGACACATTGGACATCAACAAAGAGGTCCAGCAGGCTCTGAATCAGGGCGGCCAGTTCATCGAGCAACTGACCATACGAAACGGAATCGGCTGGGCCTTCCACAAGCACGCCACGTTCGGAGGCGACGTTTTCTATACCCGAGGCAAGGAACCACGCGTCGGATTCGAAGACCGGTATCATCAGCTGGGCTTCGGAACCACGGTCCGTTATGAAATCACGGACAACCTGGCACCCAGCCTGCGCTACAGCTACGCCCGAAGGAACTCCAATCAGAGCGGCCGCGACTATGTCGTCAATAGCGTGGTGTTCTCGATCACTTACCGATTTTAAACTCGAACCCTTCCCACCGAAACGATCATGAAACTGCCCCCCATCCTCCAGGCTCTGCTCTCCACTTCCGCCGCCGCTGAATCCAGGTCAGCCGCATCCAGCCCGCAGGGGTTCCCAGGAAGCCTTCGATTCCTTGCTTTCTCAGTCCTGCTAGGGCTGCTGGTCGGATGTGGCGGGGGACCGGGATCTTCGACGACAACGCCAGCGGCCGCGTCGGCCAGCGGTCAGCCTACCAGCGCCAACGTGACGTTCCGGGAGGGTGACATGGCGAAAATCACGTTCGATGCCAGCACCAACCTGAACGCCGTGGTCAAAGTGCAGCTGGATGGCACCATTACCATGCCGCTCATTGGTGAATTGAAGGCCGCCGGAAAAACGGCCGCCGACCTCCGCGCGGACCTCATGAAATCCTACTCGACTCTGCTCAAGGGCGAGGAAATCACGGTCTCGTTGGCTTCCACCACCTCCAGCGTCTACATCTCCGGGGCGGTGCTCCGTCCCGGCCGATTCCCGATGGACCGGCCTCTCACCGTCATGGACGCAGTCATGGAAGCGGGCGGCTTCGACCTCAACCGAGCCAAGCCCAGTGGAGTTACCGTTTTTCGCGTCGAGGACGGCAAGCAAAAGAGCTACAAGATCGACATGCGAAAGGTTCTGAACGGCCACCAGCAGGATCTGTTCTATCTGAAACCCTTCGACACCATTCACGTGCCGGAGAAGACGTTCAATTTTTAAGCCAAAAACCCCGACCGCTCTGGGAGCGATCGGGGTTGCGCGACTGAGGAGAGAGATTCTACGATTCCAGCACGTTCTCAGAAGTAGCGGCCGTTCGTGCCGAACCAGACGCTCGAGCCGTTGCGCCACTCGGGGCTGCTACCACCCCAACCCATGTTGCACTTGAAGTACCGTTGGGTATCCCAAGTGACACCCAACAACTTGTAGCTGCGGGACTTGTAGCCGTAAGCCAAGGGATAGTGCCAGTAGAACCCCAATCCGATGATGGCCGGACGGCCCGCCTGGATGGAATCGCGAGCCTTGCCCACGGAGCCCGGGCTCAGGTAAGGAACACCCCAGTTCCAGGAGATGGAATAACCCGCACCACGAGCATCACCCCACTTGTAACCATTCTTCATTTCCCAAGGAACCGTCGCCGCTTGGCCCGACACACAGAAGGTTCCAACCCGAGGGAAGATGTAGCGGCAGCAATCACGGACGCTGTCGTCGTTATAAAGAGGGGAGTCGGCCAAACCAGGATTCTTCAGCGTGCGGGTGGAGCCATGACGATCCCACCATCCATAGAGCATCGCCCAAGCGGTCGGACCGCAACCACTGGCACCTGATGAGCACATCTGAGGATCGTTGGAGAATTGGCTGTAGCGGCGCTGATCGCTCCAGCTGCCGGCATACCAGTAACTCCAGGAGGTCCATCCGGTCGAAGCCATGTTCACAACCGCACCGCCATTGGGTCCGAGGATGACCAGCAGGATCGCTTCGCTGGTGCCGTCCCCGTAGGTGACATCCAGGCGACCGCTTCCCGCACCCACCCCAGTGATCAGCAGGCCGCCGCCGGCCGCGTTTCGTTGAATGCGAGCGATGTTGGGGGTGTCCAGTTCGAATCCTTTGATGGTCTTGCCACGCAATATGAGCTGCTCTGAGTTCAGCTTGATCTGGACGACGGTGGGCTCGATGCCCCGAACCGTCTCCCACTCCTTCTTCACCTGCTGCGTGCGGATATCGCGAAGCTTCTGGAAGAAGGGGCTGGTAACGAAGTCCTTCTTGAACTCCTCATACGATCCATAACCACCCGATTTGAACTCCGGAGCTTGGTCCGATTTTTCCCCGCCCCGATCGGCGATACCTTCGAATTCCTTTCCGGCCAGGTCGATGATCTTGGGATCGATCCAGAACGGCTCATTGCCCAAGCTTCCCAGCACCTCCCCCTTGGTGCCCTCCGCCACGAGCAACCCTTCATCATAACGAATCGGCTTAAAGGCGGACGTGGTGCGAACTTTGCGCAGCAGGCGCTCCACCGGCGTAGGTCCAACGTCGCCAAACTGCACGACGGGCGAGTCACCAGGATGCAAACCGATAAGAATATAACCAAACTCAGACCGCTCATCATCGTCGATGGGAGGGCTGAGCTGGAGACCCGAAGCCTTGGCGTCTCCCCGGGTGGGAATCTGGCGCTTCACGACTTTAAACTCAAGATAGGCCGGGGACTTGCCACCCTCAAAGGAGGGATCGTAAACGGGATAGCACACTGGCCCGAGCTGCACATCGTGCCAGTTACCCTCCGGATCGGTTCCCTCTTCACCTTCGCCCTTGGTTTCCCCTTCCACCAGGAAGTCCTTCAGGAAGCTTTGGGCGATGTCGATGGCGAAGGCGGGTGCCTCCCGCAGTGGGATGATCGGAACCGCCCCGCCGATGCCCCCGTTCTCGATCTTCAATCGATAGAAGGATTTGGTGCCATCAGTGGTTTGCACGAAGGCGCCGTTTCCGGCCGGAGTGAGCTGGCTCTCCGGGACAGGTTTCCACTGCTTCATATCGGTGGACTCCTCAAATTGGAGGAGGACCGAGGCTGCACGTGCGCCCGAGACGAAGAGCAAAGTGGTGCCCAAGAGCGCCGGCATGACGAATTGTTCGAATCGCGAGTTTTTCATATCTATTAGATTCAAGGTTGCTGTTGTGGTTGTGGGCCAGTCGGGATAGCCCGAACTTTGGAAGAAACTCCCACCACAAGGGGTGAGGACATCCTGCGGCCGACCGAGCCGCCCTACCCGCATCACTCACTCCGTTGAGCAAGCGAACCGAGGCGTTCCACTGCCTACTTCGATTTTCCGAAGCCCTCTCTTACAAAAAATATCCAGGGACCAGGCGGTCGAGTTACAGACCCCGCGCGAAGCCACCAATACCGTTCCCGAGTTGTTGCCCACGGATCACGGATCACGCGGATCACACGGATGGAAGGACAGGTGCAGGGATTACTACCGACAGCTTCCGGGTGCGGGTTGCTGCCTGCCGTCGGCTCGGGGGTCTGTTTCCTGATCGGTGAGATCCCCGCAATCCGTGATTCACCAGGTGCCGGATCTAAGATTCATAGCATTGCCTCCAACTTTCCGACAAAGCCTTCGACAAAGGTGGGACCTATCTCCAAACTACCACCGGTCCTGAAACGCCGACCGAACACACCCATGCAAGCCCACCCCCCCTCCCCAGAGCATATCCGAAGGTACGTTCGACGGACGGGGATCGGTATCATGCTGCTGGCTCTCCTGGGTGGGCTGGTTTGGTTCACACCACCGTCCCCAAAAGACTTGTCTCCACCCAGTTCTCAGGACAGCCCCCAAGCGTGGACCACTCCCGATCCAGACATCCAGAAGGCCGACGCGGCGCGGAGCTCGGGAAGTCGCAACCCCAGCCTCCTGGCACCGTCCGAGCCCTCCGGTGCCCATCGGCCCAATCCCCTTTCCTCCGCGGCCAGCTCATCCGTTCGCTTCAACGGGAAGACTTTCCTTTCGGATCCCAGTGCCGCGTCTCGTCTCCAGGAGCTACAAACGAATCTCCTAGACACCCAAAGCCAGGTCGTCCTGCTCGGATTCGATCACCCGCTGACCCCCAGCCAGAAACAGCAACTTCTCCGCGCCGGCATCTCTCTGCTCGCACCGATTCCAGATCAAGGTTGGGTTGCCCGTGTCGGAAGTCGCCGAGGGCAGGCCATCGAACAACTCGCAGGCGTCGATCTCCTTCAACCGTTTGACTCCGCACTGCGTATCCGCCCCACCCTTCGCCAATCGTCCACCGAGCCAGAGACTCCAGTGTATGTGCATCTGGTGCCCGACCGGGGCGGAACGAGTTTGATGAAGAGTCTGGAAACGGCCGGGTTCAACGAACTCACCGTCCAGGTAACCCCCTCGCACTCCTACGTTGCCGGGCGCATCGCCAACCCTCGGTTGGAGTCGTTTCTCGACCTCACCGGAAACCATCCCGATGTACAGTTCGTCGAACGGGGCATGCGGGCGCAAACCTTGAACCAGAATGCGCGGCGGACCCTGCAGTCCGGTGATTTCTTGGGACCGATTCCATTCTGGCAGGCGGGCATCCACGGTTCCAACCAAGTCATCGCCGTGTGCGATACGGGCATCGACCTCGACTCTTGCTACTTTCGAGACACCTTCGACCGCTGGCCTCCAACGAACTCTCTCACCGGCGTGAAAGTCGACCTCAGCCAGCGCAAGGTGATCGCGGTGAACTTTATTTACTCGGGCGACCGTCCCGATGTGGCTGAAGGATGGGACAATCAAGGCCACGGAACCGCGGTGGCGGGGTGCGCTGCGGGGGCCGATGTGAACGCCCTGCTCGATCCAGACATTCCCAACGGCATGGCCCCCGGCGCCAAAATCATTATGCAAGACGCCGGATTTTCAGGCACCGACGTCTGCGCCGACCTCATCGGACTAGGGTGTCCAGTCACCAACTACCTGCCCGTCCTCCTGCAGGCTCAGGGCCAGGGTGCCCTCATCCATAACAACAGCTGGGGCGATCGCGAGGATGCCCTGGATCAGAATACATACTCCCAGCCCAGTCGTGAGCTCGATCAAGTCACATGGCAGCACCCGGAGTTTCTGGTGGTCTGCGCGGGCGGGAACAGTGTACTGAGCGATACGGTGGGTAGCCCTTCCGTCGCGAAGAACAGCCTGAGCGTGGCGGCCACCCAATCGGGATCGGCGCAGGAACGCATCGCGTTCTTCTCCAGCCGAGGATGGGCCAGCGATGGTCGCCTCAAGCCGGATCTCGCCGCTCCCGGCCAAAGCATCCGAACTTCCGGGGGCGATGGCGACGTCACAACGCGCAACTGCACCAGCACCTCAGTCAGCGGCACCAGCTTTTCCTCGCCCCTGGTCGCCGGCCTGGCGGCGCTGGTGCGAGATTACTTCGCCCAGGGGTTCTACCCCGATGGCACTCCGTCGGTGTTGCGCGCGCGCCCGCAGGTGAGCGCGGCGCTGGTGAAGGGCATCCTCATCAACTCCACTGTGCCGGTACTCCAGGCATCGGCGGCTCCACCCTCGCGGGACCAGGGCTGGGGTCGCGTCAATCTCTCCCAAAGCCTTCCGCTCTCCGCAAACTCTGTTCGGCTGCTGGCCATTGACGCGACCAACGGATTCGATCGCCTGAGCGATTTTCCTCGAGTCACCTATGTGCGCGCCCGAAGCCAAAGCCCTCTGAAGGCAACGCTCACTTGGAGTGACTACCCCGCCACCCCCGGGGCAGATAAGCACCTGGTCAACGACCTGGACCTTCGCGTTCGGAGCCGGGCCCGCGAATTTCGAGGCAACGACTGGGAGAACGGCGCCTCCGTCCAGGGAGGAGACTTCGATCATGTCAACAATGTGGAACAGGTCCTGACCACCCCTGCGATCCATGAGGTGTTCGAGCTTTCGGTCTGGAACCATCAACTGGTGCACGGTCCCCAACCCTTCGCCCTGGTCGTCACCGGCGACTTTGAAGCGATCCCCCCGGAGGAGGACACGGATCAGGACGGTCTGCCGGATGGATGGGAGCTCTGGCAGCAGGGCGATATGACCCTCGACGCGGACGGGGACCCCGACGCGGACGGCAGCAACAACCGTACGGAGTTCGCCGCCAACACCAATCCCTTCAATCCAACGTCCCGTCCGTTGCTTGAGATCGAGT is part of the Verrucomicrobiales bacterium genome and harbors:
- a CDS encoding MotA/TolQ/ExbB proton channel family protein, with product MHASIFLLAANDLAYVWEKATWEGKAIIVVLLFFSIFAWSTMAYKALQMRRARKLNHFFDQEFRSQKHVLEVYDRRVEVPDCPLFMVYHQGCQELEVRLRTPQEGVRKKHVSLKAIEHVKRTLESSVARESLKLESGLILLAIAVSGAPFLGLLGTVWGVMSAFSYVAMAGKADLATMAPGVAAALVTTVAGLLVAIPSMFGYNWLVHNLRVATVELDNFAQELTSKIETEYLLDD
- a CDS encoding outer membrane beta-barrel protein, which produces MMQRSSFPRMAGVWGCFAAGLAGVPLAGWSQEALRSAVIGDRSYTTRSAPLQNPEEYHIAGPLSYRLGLSYSLEWMDNVFHADTNKESDFAHTPQLDFDARWQITQESMLHFGTGISYRKYQETEGQDRLGVTPNSELAWDIRVKDWVFTLYDRFNYSQDVISQGTLTGIAAFPRFENTAGVRASWRPNAFGVQLGYGHENYFSSSSQFTYLDRTSEQFFSRFGYSFAAQTEAGLEVTGGLVNYSDTVQSDNQNVSVGPFVSWQVTKAISLDLRGGYVTYDFDPSDLQANPQQLNSYYAGLGARYQITQHIVDTLDINKEVQQALNQGGQFIEQLTIRNGIGWAFHKHATFGGDVFYTRGKEPRVGFEDRYHQLGFGTTVRYEITDNLAPSLRYSYARRNSNQSGRDYVVNSVVFSITYRF
- a CDS encoding polysaccharide biosynthesis/export family protein gives rise to the protein MKLPPILQALLSTSAAAESRSAASSPQGFPGSLRFLAFSVLLGLLVGCGGGPGSSTTTPAAASASGQPTSANVTFREGDMAKITFDASTNLNAVVKVQLDGTITMPLIGELKAAGKTAADLRADLMKSYSTLLKGEEITVSLASTTSSVYISGAVLRPGRFPMDRPLTVMDAVMEAGGFDLNRAKPSGVTVFRVEDGKQKSYKIDMRKVLNGHQQDLFYLKPFDTIHVPEKTFNF
- a CDS encoding S8 family serine peptidase → MQAHPPSPEHIRRYVRRTGIGIMLLALLGGLVWFTPPSPKDLSPPSSQDSPQAWTTPDPDIQKADAARSSGSRNPSLLAPSEPSGAHRPNPLSSAASSSVRFNGKTFLSDPSAASRLQELQTNLLDTQSQVVLLGFDHPLTPSQKQQLLRAGISLLAPIPDQGWVARVGSRRGQAIEQLAGVDLLQPFDSALRIRPTLRQSSTEPETPVYVHLVPDRGGTSLMKSLETAGFNELTVQVTPSHSYVAGRIANPRLESFLDLTGNHPDVQFVERGMRAQTLNQNARRTLQSGDFLGPIPFWQAGIHGSNQVIAVCDTGIDLDSCYFRDTFDRWPPTNSLTGVKVDLSQRKVIAVNFIYSGDRPDVAEGWDNQGHGTAVAGCAAGADVNALLDPDIPNGMAPGAKIIMQDAGFSGTDVCADLIGLGCPVTNYLPVLLQAQGQGALIHNNSWGDREDALDQNTYSQPSRELDQVTWQHPEFLVVCAGGNSVLSDTVGSPSVAKNSLSVAATQSGSAQERIAFFSSRGWASDGRLKPDLAAPGQSIRTSGGDGDVTTRNCTSTSVSGTSFSSPLVAGLAALVRDYFAQGFYPDGTPSVLRARPQVSAALVKGILINSTVPVLQASAAPPSRDQGWGRVNLSQSLPLSANSVRLLAIDATNGFDRLSDFPRVTYVRARSQSPLKATLTWSDYPATPGADKHLVNDLDLRVRSRAREFRGNDWENGASVQGGDFDHVNNVEQVLTTPAIHEVFELSVWNHQLVHGPQPFALVVTGDFEAIPPEEDTDQDGLPDGWELWQQGDMTLDADGDPDADGSNNRTEFAANTNPFNPTSRPLLEIESLDDAQLHLEFAVSEGRSYVVEELVLGAETQPPGPDATTWHWVARTEEWVAGNPTGEGVRQVQLSRIPTPNPSAGAEGRLYRVRISRSDAGLE